The DNA segment CTACCGTACTTACATAATATCCCTCGGACCAAAAGTGTCTATTTCCAAATTTATACTTTAAGTTTGCGTGTTTATCGAACATCATTAGCGCACTTTTACCCTTTAGATATCCCATAAAAGATGAAACTGATATTTTAGGTGGAATTAACACTAGCATATGCACATGATCTGCCATAAGCTCCCCCTCTATAATCTTGACGCCCTTATATTCACATAAACGTCTCAGTATTTCACGTAAACTATTTCTATATTGATTATATATAACTTTACGTCTATACTTAGGTGTAAATACTATGTGGTATTTGCATAACCATTTTGTGTGCGCAAGGCTCTGTGTCTTTGTTGCCATATAAAATCACCTTTCTTTTGTATATAATGCGGCTTGAACACCTACATTATACTTAAGCAAGGTGATTTTTTTGTATAACTTTCGTTGCCGCACCCGCATAGCGGGTGGTTTTATGATTCGCGACTACGTCGCGAACCAGTCTAAAGACAATAATAAAAGGACTATACGAAAGATTTCGTATAGTCCTTTTGTATTATTTATGTATTTAGTATTCCATGTTCTAGAATACTAGTTTGATACTTAAATACCGTTCAAATAATCTCTAGTAGTATAGGTATGAGTAGTTATATCATAAGATATTATTTCTCAATATTTACGATATTTACAATAACTTCTACGGCTTTCTTCATGTCATCAATACATGCAAATTCATGGCGGCCATGTAGGTTTTCTACGCCTGTAAAGATATTAGGAGTAGGGATGCCCATGAAGGAGATTTTAGAACCGTCTGTACCACCG comes from the Veillonella dispar genome and includes:
- the tnpA gene encoding IS200/IS605 family transposase, translating into MATKTQSLAHTKWLCKYHIVFTPKYRRKVIYNQYRNSLREILRRLCEYKGVKIIEGELMADHVHMLVLIPPKISVSSFMGYLKGKSALMMFDKHANLKYKFGNRHFWSEGYYVSTVGLNEATVKKYIREQELHDQMKDKLSVKEYEDPFKGSK